One genomic window of Garra rufa chromosome 2, GarRuf1.0, whole genome shotgun sequence includes the following:
- the pcgf6 gene encoding polycomb group RING finger protein 6, which produces MDGTVDRVVEEGSTRGSFRTEASLSGEDESRDTDHSQRAYEQHHDDERSLPLREFYPYIRCALCNGFFIDATTITECLHTFCKSCIVRHFFYSNRCPNCSIVVHQTQPLYSIRPDRQLQDIVFKMVPYLEEDERSRIYAFYKRRGLDIPKPVASPAAYPVKPPQRQKKDMLPQSVFTIPSELDVSLMLEFVGAEAGIKNYKPLERKYVRVSGEATVRHVELFIRRKMELSQNCKVDVVCGEHLLQQCQSLREVCNTLGKNALQDGMLVLHFGLVLPAQ; this is translated from the exons ATGGACGGAACTGTGGACAGAGTTGTGGAGGAGGGATCCACGCGTGGGTCCTTTCGGACAGAAGCTTCCCTCAGCGGAGAGGATGAGAGCCGAGACACCGACCACAGCCAAAGAGCCTATGAACAACATCATGACGACGAG cgTTCCCTGCCTCTTAGGGAATTCTATCCCTATATCCGCTGTGCCCTCTGCAATGGATTTTTCATTGATGCCACCACCATCACAGAATGTCTTCACACTT TTTGTAAGAGTTGCATTGTCAGGCACTTTTTCTACAGCAACAGGTGTCCTAACTGCTCAATTGTTGTGCACCAGACACAGCCACTGTACAGTATCAG ACCTGACAGGCAATTACAAGACATTGTTTTCAAGATGGTTCCATATTTGGAAGAAG atgaAAGGTCGCGAATATATGCATTTTATAAACGGAGAGGGCTTGACATCCCTAAGCCAG TGGCATCTCCAGCTGCGTACCCAGTGAAGCCGCCTCAGAGACAGAAGAAAGACATGCTGCCTCAGTCTGTTTTCACTATTCCTTCAGAGCTAGATGTGTCTCTGATGTTGGAGTTTGTGGG AGCTGAGGCGGGCATTAAGAACTATAAG CCTCTTGAGAGGAAGTATGTGCGTGTGTCAGGGGAAGCCACTGTCCGTCACGTGGAGCTTTTTATCAGGAGGAAGATGGAACTGAGTCAAAACTGCAAG GTTGATGTTGTGTGTGGAGAGCATCTTCTTCAGCAGTGCCAGTCTTTGAGAGAAGTTTGTAACACCCTGGGAAAAAATGCACTGCAG GATGGCATGCTGGTTCTGCATTTCGGACTTGTTCTACCTGCTCAGTAA